In Archangium lipolyticum, a single genomic region encodes these proteins:
- a CDS encoding ATP-binding protein, with protein sequence MGELMRALDWSRTPVGPVETWPQSLRTVLSILLTSRHPIFVWWGKELVQFYNDGYRPILGATKHPRGLGQRGREGWTEVWDVIGPMIEAVMERGESTFIEDGLLCLDRNGYVEEAYFTYAYSPIRDESGGIGGIFCACTETTERILGERRLQMLRELSEVSGEQKSAEEGCRKAARVLASNPHDVPFALLYLTEARGGAAQLVATVGVEPGSTAAPSRLDAGDASAPWSWASVESTGQAVLLATLPPSLGTLPGGPWPEAASSALVLPLSKPGHDKPAGMLVVGISPRKALDVKYRGFLELTATHIANLITNARAYEEEKRRAEALAELDRAKTDFFSNVSHEFRTPLTLLLGPVEEGLMDAEQPLPPRQRERQEAVHRNGLRLLKLVNTLLDFSRLEAGRVQASFRPTDLSALTEDLASTFRSTLERAGLRLVVDCPPLPGPVYVDEEMWEKVVLNLLSNAFKFTLEGEIRVALSLQGESVRLTVADTGTGIPSHELPHLFERFHRVRGAKGRTNEGSGIGLALVKELVKLHGGTVEVQSTLDQGSTFTVSLPLGSAHLPPEHIQAASPLSSTRLGRAPFLEEAAQWGDAAVPEARVVRQGGQGPERILLVDDNADMRAYVQRLLGEHWTVEAVSNGVAALAAARERTPHLVVSDVMMPGLDGFGLLRELRADPRTASIPVILLSARAGEEASIEGMRAGADDYLVKPFSARELVSRVGARLEIARAHAETRNARARLHEQLMQAPVGVCFFTGPELAYEFANPRYLEMVGRQEDLIGKPMRKAYPELPDDAAVFQMLEGVYTSGQTFTSDDFRVPLDRRGNGVPEDVYFQLTCQPMRDATGTIVGVMAVAVDVTPQVLARNQVEKLAAAEHEARGRAEDADRRKDEFLAMLAHELRNPLAALSTALEMMGRVQGDEAREARLRETCRRQVINLVRLVDDLLDVSRITRGKVELRRKEVDFTSIVQNAIGTSRSQIDGRGHELTVTFGPGDFRMEADATRLEQVVSNLLTNAAKYTEPGGHISVRVGREERQGVPWAVLHVRDTGRGIPPDMLDKVFEMFVQVDKSIDRAGGGLGIGLTLVERLVGMHGGTITARSEGLGRGSEFIVRLPLSRQAPLAVQTPSFLPLAAPASPRKRRVLLVEDSPDVREMMQELLEELGHEVEVATNGLEGAAKVLDVRPDVALVDVGLPGIDGYEVARRVRASKDGGSFYLVALTGYGGSEARSKALEAGFDVHLVKPIDVDDLPRVLEGSRRDAPT encoded by the coding sequence ATGGGCGAGCTCATGCGGGCGCTGGACTGGTCCAGAACGCCCGTGGGGCCGGTGGAGACGTGGCCGCAGAGCCTCCGGACCGTCCTCTCCATCCTCCTCACCAGCCGGCACCCCATCTTCGTCTGGTGGGGGAAGGAGCTCGTCCAGTTCTACAACGACGGCTACCGGCCCATTCTGGGCGCCACCAAGCACCCCAGGGGCCTGGGGCAGCGGGGGCGGGAGGGCTGGACGGAGGTCTGGGATGTCATCGGTCCCATGATCGAGGCCGTCATGGAGCGGGGCGAGTCCACCTTCATCGAGGATGGGCTGCTGTGCCTGGACCGGAACGGCTACGTGGAGGAGGCGTACTTCACCTATGCCTACTCGCCCATCCGGGACGAGTCCGGGGGCATTGGTGGCATCTTCTGCGCGTGCACGGAGACCACCGAGCGCATCCTGGGTGAGCGGCGCCTCCAGATGCTGCGGGAGCTGAGCGAGGTTTCGGGCGAGCAGAAGAGCGCGGAGGAGGGATGCCGCAAGGCCGCGCGCGTTCTCGCCTCCAACCCCCACGATGTCCCCTTCGCCCTGCTGTACCTGACCGAGGCGCGGGGCGGGGCGGCCCAACTGGTGGCCACGGTGGGCGTGGAGCCGGGCAGCACCGCCGCCCCGTCCAGGCTCGACGCTGGCGACGCCAGCGCGCCGTGGTCCTGGGCCTCCGTCGAGAGCACGGGCCAGGCCGTCCTGCTGGCGACCCTGCCTCCTTCCCTGGGCACGCTCCCGGGAGGCCCCTGGCCGGAGGCGGCGTCCTCGGCCCTGGTGCTGCCCCTGTCCAAGCCGGGCCACGACAAGCCCGCGGGCATGCTGGTGGTGGGCATCAGCCCGCGCAAGGCGTTGGATGTGAAGTACCGCGGCTTCCTGGAGCTCACCGCGACGCACATCGCCAACCTCATCACCAACGCTCGCGCCTACGAGGAGGAGAAGCGGCGCGCCGAGGCGCTCGCGGAGCTGGACCGGGCCAAGACGGACTTCTTCTCCAATGTCAGCCACGAGTTCAGGACGCCCCTCACGCTGCTGCTGGGCCCGGTGGAAGAGGGCCTCATGGACGCCGAGCAACCCCTTCCTCCGCGTCAGCGCGAGCGGCAGGAAGCCGTCCACCGCAACGGCTTGCGGTTGTTGAAGCTCGTCAACACCCTGCTGGACTTCTCCCGCCTCGAGGCCGGGCGCGTGCAGGCCAGCTTCCGTCCCACCGACCTGTCCGCCCTGACGGAGGACCTGGCCAGCACCTTCCGCTCCACCCTCGAGCGCGCGGGGTTGCGGCTGGTGGTGGACTGCCCGCCGCTGCCCGGGCCCGTCTACGTGGACGAGGAGATGTGGGAGAAGGTTGTCCTGAACCTGCTGTCCAATGCCTTCAAGTTCACCCTGGAAGGGGAGATTCGCGTCGCCCTCTCGCTCCAGGGGGAGTCCGTCCGTCTCACGGTGGCGGATACGGGCACGGGCATTCCCTCCCACGAGCTGCCGCACCTGTTCGAGCGCTTCCACCGGGTGCGGGGCGCGAAGGGCCGCACCAACGAGGGCAGTGGCATCGGGCTCGCCCTGGTGAAGGAGCTCGTCAAGCTGCATGGCGGGACGGTGGAGGTCCAGAGCACCCTGGACCAGGGCAGCACCTTCACCGTGTCGCTTCCCCTGGGCTCGGCTCACCTGCCGCCGGAGCACATCCAGGCGGCGTCTCCCCTCTCCTCCACAAGGCTGGGGCGGGCTCCCTTCCTGGAGGAAGCGGCGCAATGGGGGGACGCGGCCGTGCCCGAGGCGCGGGTGGTTCGCCAGGGGGGCCAGGGCCCGGAGCGCATCCTCCTCGTGGACGACAACGCGGACATGCGCGCCTACGTCCAGCGGCTCCTCGGCGAGCACTGGACGGTGGAGGCGGTGTCCAATGGCGTGGCGGCCCTCGCCGCGGCCCGCGAGCGCACACCCCACCTGGTGGTGAGTGACGTGATGATGCCAGGCCTGGACGGCTTCGGGCTCCTGCGCGAGCTGCGCGCGGACCCGCGGACCGCGTCCATCCCTGTCATCCTCCTGTCGGCGCGGGCGGGAGAGGAGGCCTCCATCGAGGGAATGCGGGCGGGCGCCGACGACTACCTGGTGAAGCCTTTCTCGGCGCGAGAGCTCGTGTCCCGCGTCGGCGCGAGACTGGAGATCGCCCGGGCCCACGCCGAGACCCGGAATGCCCGCGCCCGGCTCCACGAGCAGCTCATGCAGGCGCCCGTGGGCGTGTGCTTCTTCACGGGTCCGGAGCTCGCGTACGAGTTCGCCAACCCGCGCTACCTCGAGATGGTGGGCCGCCAGGAGGACCTGATAGGCAAACCCATGCGGAAGGCCTACCCCGAGCTCCCCGACGACGCCGCCGTCTTCCAGATGTTGGAGGGCGTGTACACGAGCGGCCAGACCTTCACGTCGGACGACTTCCGCGTCCCGCTGGACAGGCGCGGCAACGGCGTGCCGGAGGACGTGTACTTCCAGCTCACCTGTCAGCCCATGCGCGATGCGACGGGCACCATCGTGGGCGTCATGGCGGTGGCCGTGGACGTGACGCCCCAGGTCCTGGCCCGCAACCAGGTCGAGAAGCTCGCGGCGGCGGAGCACGAGGCCCGTGGCCGCGCGGAGGATGCCGACAGGCGCAAGGACGAGTTCCTCGCCATGCTGGCCCACGAGCTGCGCAATCCCCTGGCCGCCTTGAGTACGGCCCTGGAGATGATGGGCCGCGTCCAGGGTGACGAGGCCCGGGAGGCCCGTCTCCGGGAGACGTGCAGGCGCCAGGTGATCAACCTGGTGCGCCTGGTCGATGATCTCCTGGACGTGTCGAGGATTACCCGGGGCAAGGTGGAGCTGCGCAGGAAGGAGGTGGACTTCACCTCCATCGTCCAGAACGCCATTGGAACGAGCCGCTCCCAGATCGACGGGCGCGGGCACGAGCTCACCGTGACGTTCGGCCCTGGAGACTTCCGCATGGAGGCGGACGCCACGCGCCTGGAGCAGGTGGTCTCCAACCTCCTCACCAACGCGGCCAAGTACACCGAGCCCGGTGGCCACATCTCCGTGCGCGTGGGACGTGAGGAGCGTCAGGGCGTCCCGTGGGCCGTCCTCCACGTGCGCGACACCGGGCGCGGCATTCCCCCGGACATGCTGGACAAGGTGTTCGAGATGTTCGTCCAGGTCGACAAGTCGATCGACCGGGCCGGTGGCGGGCTGGGCATCGGACTGACGCTGGTGGAGAGGCTGGTGGGCATGCACGGTGGCACCATCACCGCGCGGAGCGAGGGGCTCGGACGAGGCAGCGAATTCATCGTCCGGCTCCCCCTGTCCCGCCAGGCGCCCCTGGCCGTCCAGACGCCTTCCTTCCTTCCACTCGCGGCGCCCGCTTCACCCCGGAAGCGCCGGGTGTTGCTGGTGGAGGACAGCCCGGACGTGCGCGAGATGATGCAGGAGCTCCTGGAGGAGCTGGGGCACGAGGTGGAGGTGGCCACCAATGGCCTGGAAGGGGCGGCGAAGGTGTTGGATGTGCGCCCGGACGTGGCCCTCGTGGACGTGGGCCTTCCCGGCATCGATGGCTACGAGGTGGCCCGGCGGGTGCGCGCGTCGAAGGACGGAGGCTCCTTCTACCTGGTCGCGCTCACGGGCTATGGCGGCTCGGAGGCCAGGTCCAAGGCCCTGGAGGCCGGCTTCGACGTGCACCTCGTCAAGCCCATCGACGTGGACGATCTGCCCCGTGTCCTGGAGGGCTCTCGCCGCGACGCGCCCACTTGA
- the mdoH gene encoding glucans biosynthesis glucosyltransferase MdoH, whose protein sequence is MYAHSFSPGSAGLRRACVLGLTALSTLAAAWEMLRLLSVKGHTPPELLMAGLFILCFAWISLSFWAAVAGFIQLALGRRLPGLRWPDAREEAAPLKRRTAVVMPIHNEDPASVFANVQATYESVAATGQLESFDFYVLSDSTRAEAWVAEELAWADLCRRVGGQGRIFYRRRSDNTGKKAGNLADFCERWGRRYDFMVVLDADSLMSGDTLVKMARLMELNPRVGILQAPPQLVGRATLFARLQQFAGRVYGPVVAAGAAAWQLGESNYWGHNAILRVAAFTEHCGLPVLPGQQPFGGHILSHDFVEAALMRRAGYTVWLVPELGGSYEQPPPHLLAYAQRDRRWCQGNLQHLRLVLAGGLHPFSRAHFLMGVMSYVASPLWLLFLATGLVAALHDGFVEPAYFPEHRTLFPVWPTFDSEGALRLMTVSLAMLLLPKAFGLALALANREHAARMGGRVRLVLSALMESVLSTLLAPVMMLFQSHFVFGTLLGYRVSWTSQQRDDQDLPWAEAARRHAVHTAVGVVLAAVAFLVSPGLLPWLSPVVAGLLLSIPLSVWTARASLGTWAARHGLFLIPEESAPPPVVARALELSERELEPVGDGLERVLKDPRAHALHLALLASSPGIDVTSLALASARRKLLEGQPEQLSANEKVAVLLDAATLEQARPRYA, encoded by the coding sequence ATGTACGCGCACTCCTTCTCTCCCGGCTCCGCCGGGCTCCGCCGGGCGTGTGTCCTCGGCCTGACCGCGCTCTCCACCCTCGCCGCGGCGTGGGAGATGCTCCGCCTGCTGAGCGTCAAGGGCCACACCCCGCCCGAGCTGCTCATGGCGGGCCTCTTCATCCTCTGCTTCGCGTGGATCTCCCTGTCCTTCTGGGCGGCGGTGGCGGGCTTCATCCAGCTCGCGCTCGGCCGGCGGCTGCCCGGCCTGCGGTGGCCGGACGCCCGGGAAGAGGCGGCCCCGCTGAAGCGCCGCACCGCGGTGGTGATGCCCATCCACAACGAGGACCCCGCGTCGGTCTTCGCCAACGTGCAGGCCACCTACGAGTCGGTGGCGGCCACGGGGCAGTTGGAGTCCTTCGACTTCTACGTGCTGAGTGACTCCACGCGCGCCGAGGCCTGGGTGGCCGAGGAGCTGGCGTGGGCGGACCTGTGCCGCCGGGTGGGCGGACAGGGGCGCATCTTCTACCGGCGGCGCTCGGACAACACGGGGAAGAAGGCGGGCAACCTCGCCGACTTCTGCGAGCGCTGGGGCCGCCGGTACGACTTCATGGTGGTGCTGGACGCCGACAGCCTCATGTCCGGCGACACGCTGGTGAAGATGGCCCGGTTGATGGAGCTCAACCCGCGCGTGGGCATCCTCCAGGCCCCGCCGCAGCTGGTGGGACGGGCCACGCTCTTCGCCCGCCTGCAGCAGTTCGCCGGCCGGGTGTACGGGCCCGTGGTGGCCGCGGGCGCGGCGGCCTGGCAGCTCGGGGAGTCCAACTACTGGGGCCACAACGCCATCCTGCGCGTGGCGGCCTTCACCGAGCACTGCGGGCTGCCCGTGCTGCCGGGGCAGCAGCCCTTCGGCGGCCACATCCTCAGCCATGACTTCGTGGAGGCGGCGCTGATGCGGCGCGCCGGCTACACGGTGTGGCTGGTGCCGGAGCTGGGCGGCAGCTACGAGCAGCCCCCTCCCCACCTGCTGGCCTACGCGCAGCGGGACCGGCGCTGGTGCCAGGGCAACCTCCAGCACCTGCGGCTCGTCCTCGCCGGCGGGCTGCACCCCTTCAGCCGGGCGCACTTCCTCATGGGCGTGATGTCCTATGTGGCCTCGCCGCTGTGGCTGCTCTTCCTGGCAACGGGGCTGGTGGCGGCGCTGCACGATGGGTTCGTGGAGCCGGCGTACTTCCCGGAGCACCGCACGCTCTTCCCCGTGTGGCCCACGTTCGACTCGGAGGGCGCGCTGCGGCTGATGACGGTGTCCCTGGCCATGCTGCTGCTGCCCAAGGCCTTCGGGCTCGCGCTGGCCCTGGCGAATCGGGAGCATGCCGCGCGCATGGGTGGCCGGGTCCGCCTGGTGCTGAGCGCGCTGATGGAGAGCGTGCTCTCCACGCTGCTCGCGCCGGTGATGATGCTCTTCCAGTCGCACTTCGTCTTCGGCACGCTGCTCGGCTACCGGGTGTCCTGGACGAGCCAGCAGCGCGACGACCAGGACCTGCCCTGGGCGGAGGCGGCGCGGCGCCATGCGGTCCACACCGCGGTGGGCGTGGTGCTGGCGGCCGTGGCCTTCCTCGTGTCCCCGGGACTGCTCCCGTGGCTGTCCCCCGTGGTGGCCGGGCTGTTGCTGTCCATCCCCCTGTCGGTGTGGACGGCGCGCGCGTCGCTGGGCACGTGGGCGGCGCGGCATGGCCTGTTCCTCATCCCCGAGGAGTCGGCCCCGCCGCCGGTGGTGGCCCGGGCGCTCGAGCTCTCCGAGCGGGAGCTGGAGCCGGTGGGAGACGGGCTGGAGCGGGTGCTGAAGGATCCGCGCGCGCACGCGCTGCACCTGGCCCTGCTGGCGTCCTCGCCGGGCATCGACGTGACGTCGCTCGCGCTCGCCTCGGCGCGCCGCAAGCTGCTGGAGGGACAGCCGGAGCAGCTCTCCGCCAACGAGAAGGTGGCCGTGCTGCTGGACGCGGCGACGCTCGAACAGGCGCGGCCGCGGTACGCGTGA
- a CDS encoding glucan biosynthesis protein — MGVKSMQWAVRRARVVGALGALWAMVAGAKPSFTAETVRERARELASRPYQAPESKLPPAYAQLSYDQYRDIRYRPERAWWRDAGLPFQAQFFHPGFLYTSPIRLHEVEGGEAKPVRFSQELFTYGSLVKELKPEPVDGFAGFRLTHPLNRPDHFDEVVSFLGASYFRALGRGNVYGLSARGLAIDTALPEGEEFPSFREFWLEKPAPGSDRVVVHALLDSPSVTGAYRFVIIPGERTVVEVEATLHARKAVKRLGVAPLTSMYLFGENDRGAYDDFRPEVHDSDGLVLWMKNGEHLWRPLQNPARLNVSSFQVEGLRTFGLLQRDQSFPNYEDLEARYDKRPGVWVEPVGDWGRGSVQLVEIPTPQEVHDNIVAFWVPEAPFAPGAELRLAWKLHWGNAPPVRPTVAVTTATRVAAGSTANARRFVLEFSRGGPEGAGPVEPVITASKGQILQPIAQRNDVTGGWRVTFELVPQAGTPTELRCFLRRGSATLTETWSYLWTP; from the coding sequence ATGGGAGTGAAGTCAATGCAGTGGGCTGTACGAAGGGCTCGAGTGGTGGGTGCGCTCGGGGCGTTGTGGGCGATGGTGGCCGGGGCGAAGCCGTCCTTCACCGCCGAGACCGTCCGGGAGCGGGCCCGCGAGCTGGCCAGCCGCCCCTACCAGGCCCCGGAGTCGAAGCTCCCTCCCGCCTACGCGCAACTCTCGTACGACCAGTACCGGGACATCCGCTACCGCCCGGAGCGGGCCTGGTGGCGCGATGCCGGCCTGCCCTTCCAGGCCCAGTTCTTCCACCCGGGCTTCCTCTACACCTCGCCCATCCGCCTGCACGAGGTGGAGGGCGGTGAGGCGAAGCCGGTGCGCTTCTCGCAGGAGCTCTTCACCTATGGCTCGCTCGTGAAGGAGCTGAAGCCCGAGCCCGTGGACGGCTTCGCGGGCTTCCGGCTCACCCACCCGCTCAACCGGCCGGACCACTTCGACGAGGTGGTGTCCTTCCTGGGCGCCAGCTACTTCCGCGCCCTGGGCCGGGGCAACGTGTACGGGCTGTCCGCTCGCGGGCTGGCCATCGACACGGCGCTCCCCGAGGGCGAGGAGTTCCCCTCGTTCCGCGAGTTCTGGCTGGAGAAGCCGGCCCCCGGCTCGGACCGCGTCGTGGTGCATGCGCTGCTGGACAGCCCGAGCGTCACCGGCGCCTACCGCTTCGTCATCATCCCCGGCGAGCGGACGGTGGTGGAGGTCGAGGCGACGCTCCACGCGCGCAAGGCGGTGAAGCGGCTCGGGGTGGCCCCGCTCACCAGCATGTACCTCTTCGGGGAGAACGACCGGGGCGCCTACGACGACTTCCGGCCCGAGGTGCATGACTCGGACGGGCTCGTCCTGTGGATGAAGAATGGCGAGCACCTGTGGCGCCCGCTGCAGAACCCGGCCCGGCTGAACGTCTCCAGCTTCCAGGTGGAGGGCCTGCGCACCTTCGGCCTGTTGCAGCGCGATCAATCCTTCCCCAACTACGAGGACCTGGAGGCGCGCTACGACAAGCGTCCCGGCGTCTGGGTGGAGCCGGTGGGCGACTGGGGCCGCGGCTCGGTGCAGCTGGTGGAGATTCCCACGCCGCAGGAGGTGCACGACAACATCGTGGCCTTCTGGGTGCCCGAGGCGCCCTTCGCCCCCGGGGCCGAGCTGCGCCTCGCCTGGAAGCTGCACTGGGGCAACGCGCCGCCCGTGCGCCCCACCGTGGCCGTCACCACCGCCACGCGCGTGGCCGCGGGCAGCACGGCGAACGCCCGGCGCTTCGTCCTCGAGTTCTCTCGCGGTGGCCCGGAAGGCGCGGGGCCCGTCGAGCCGGTCATCACGGCCTCGAAGGGACAGATCCTCCAGCCCATCGCGCAGCGCAACGACGTCACCGGCGGCTGGCGGGTCACCTTCGAGCTGGTGCCACAAGCGGGTACCCCCACCGAGCTGCGCTGCTTCCTCCGACGCGGATCCGCAACCCTCACCGAGACATGGAGTTACCTATGGACACCGTGA
- a CDS encoding aldo/keto reductase, producing the protein MEFRQLGGSGFKVPVLSLGTGTFGGTNEFFKGFGSSDVKEATRLVDISLDAGLNMFDSADVYSGGVAEEILGQAIKGRRERVIISTKATFRAGPGPNDVGSSRHHLIRACEGALRRLGTDYIDLFQLHGFDAVTPVEETLNALDDLVRAGKIRYIGCSNFSGWHLMKSLGVSERYNLARYVAHQAYYSLVGREYEWELMPLGLDQKVSAVVWSPLGWGRLTGKIRRGQPLPEGTRLQNALTAGGGPQVPEEYLYRVVDALDEVAKETGKTVPQIALNWLLQRPTVANVIIGARNEEQLRQNLGAIGWNLTKEQVAKLDAASATPSVYPYWHQRQFVERNPFPTS; encoded by the coding sequence ATGGAATTCAGACAACTAGGTGGTTCGGGGTTCAAGGTTCCCGTGCTCAGCCTCGGCACCGGGACCTTTGGTGGTACCAACGAGTTCTTCAAGGGCTTCGGGAGCAGCGACGTGAAGGAGGCCACCCGGCTCGTCGACATCTCGCTCGACGCCGGGCTGAACATGTTCGACTCGGCCGACGTGTACTCCGGCGGAGTGGCCGAGGAGATCCTGGGCCAGGCGATCAAGGGCAGACGGGAGCGGGTGATCATCTCCACCAAGGCCACGTTCCGCGCGGGCCCGGGCCCCAATGACGTGGGCTCCTCGCGCCACCACCTCATCCGGGCCTGCGAGGGAGCCCTGCGCCGGCTGGGCACCGATTACATCGACCTCTTCCAGCTCCACGGCTTCGACGCCGTCACGCCCGTGGAGGAGACGCTCAATGCGCTCGACGATCTCGTGCGGGCCGGGAAGATCCGCTACATCGGCTGCTCGAACTTCTCGGGCTGGCACCTGATGAAGTCACTGGGGGTGTCGGAGCGGTACAACCTGGCGCGCTACGTGGCCCATCAGGCGTACTACTCGCTGGTCGGGCGCGAGTACGAGTGGGAGCTGATGCCGCTGGGGCTCGACCAGAAGGTGAGCGCGGTGGTGTGGAGCCCGCTGGGGTGGGGACGGCTGACGGGGAAGATCCGGCGCGGCCAGCCGCTGCCGGAGGGCACGCGGCTGCAGAACGCCTTGACCGCTGGAGGCGGCCCTCAGGTCCCCGAGGAGTACCTCTACCGGGTCGTGGATGCCTTGGACGAGGTGGCGAAGGAGACGGGCAAGACGGTGCCGCAGATCGCCCTGAACTGGCTGCTGCAGCGGCCGACGGTGGCCAACGTCATCATCGGCGCGCGCAACGAGGAGCAGCTGCGCCAGAACCTGGGGGCGATCGGCTGGAACCTCACGAAGGAGCAGGTGGCGAAGCTCGACGCGGCCAGCGCCACGCCCTCGGTCTACCCCTACTGGCACCAGCGGCAGTTCGTGGAGCGCAATCCGTTCCCGACGTCCTGA
- a CDS encoding Wall-associated protein precursor, giving the protein MLSSLLLVLLTQSIACTLGETSLVCSCKQGMVSACVALAGEDTRKAAQVLDEVLEALDALEQASRMAGQEDENKRQQLQAAADSLSQALGSSEPPQCKGQEHHLISRSIAKRLSKHSTLKGLYKPRDPRFVVRAKDEESHCGYQEWHRKVDDEVIDWLEKNPEVTPKEFMDKLREIYSRPDMRARFPHGF; this is encoded by the coding sequence ATGCTCTCGAGTTTGTTGCTGGTGTTGCTGACTCAAAGCATCGCATGCACGCTTGGCGAGACGTCACTGGTGTGCAGCTGCAAGCAGGGAATGGTGAGTGCCTGCGTGGCACTCGCGGGGGAAGACACGCGGAAGGCCGCACAGGTGTTGGACGAGGTGTTGGAGGCGTTGGATGCGCTGGAGCAAGCCTCGCGGATGGCGGGGCAGGAAGACGAGAACAAGAGGCAGCAGCTCCAGGCGGCGGCGGACTCCTTGTCCCAGGCGCTTGGGTCCTCCGAGCCTCCCCAGTGCAAAGGCCAGGAGCACCACCTCATCTCCCGGTCCATTGCCAAGAGGCTTTCGAAACACTCCACGCTCAAGGGACTCTACAAACCCCGGGACCCGCGCTTCGTAGTTCGGGCCAAGGACGAGGAGTCACACTGCGGCTACCAGGAGTGGCACCGCAAGGTGGACGATGAGGTCATCGACTGGCTCGAAAAGAACCCCGAGGTAACGCCCAAGGAGTTCATGGACAAGCTGCGGGAGATCTACAGTCGCCCCGACATGCGAGCGAGGTTCCCCCATGGATTCTGA
- a CDS encoding reverse transcriptase family protein, with amino-acid sequence MNLASLLLELKPLLADPDANFDRITDLLERHQGLAEYEVARFFVSRSWKEPVERRLRSVDPRERSKGVRQLPLMFSSAVAARHLRSRVKDADSRVASKARAAVRKLGLADVAPPDSRAEPPRYGSKSVGGWNPTGWNFGLFRSELQGWSGRMRRPPPTSGELPRLSTRADVAKLVGVDVSELDALMRPGTEAGSGYVEFEVPKRSGGVRRISAPRQKLKEVQRALLDQVLARMTPHPAAHGFIEGRSTVSNAGPHVGSTVVLRVDLEDFFPTVHYRRVKGLFLAHGYGEEVAGVLAGLTTHRPKLPDGTVVWPGALPQGAPTSPTLANLVCRRMDARLTALATKFGATYTRYADDLSFSFRAPPERLGRFFWWINAILQQEGFTENGPKRRVMRQGSRQRVTGLTVNQKVSIPREERRRFKAILANCRRHGVASQARGRPDFERWLEGYAAYVRMVHPELGARWQREVKELLGR; translated from the coding sequence ATGAACCTCGCCAGCCTCCTCCTCGAACTGAAGCCCCTGCTGGCCGACCCCGATGCGAACTTCGATCGCATCACCGACCTGCTGGAGCGTCACCAGGGTCTGGCCGAGTACGAGGTGGCGCGCTTCTTCGTGAGCCGCTCGTGGAAGGAGCCCGTCGAGCGCAGGTTGCGCAGCGTGGATCCTCGCGAGCGCTCGAAGGGCGTGCGGCAGCTCCCGCTCATGTTCTCCAGCGCCGTGGCGGCCCGCCATCTCCGCTCGCGGGTGAAGGACGCGGACTCCCGGGTGGCCTCGAAGGCCCGGGCCGCGGTGCGCAAGCTGGGGCTCGCGGACGTGGCGCCTCCGGATTCCCGGGCGGAGCCCCCCCGCTACGGCAGCAAGAGCGTGGGCGGGTGGAACCCGACCGGCTGGAACTTCGGCCTCTTCCGGTCCGAGCTCCAGGGCTGGTCCGGGCGCATGCGGCGTCCACCGCCCACCTCGGGCGAGCTGCCCAGGTTGAGCACCCGTGCCGACGTGGCGAAGCTGGTGGGGGTGGACGTGTCCGAGCTGGATGCGCTGATGCGTCCGGGCACGGAGGCGGGCTCGGGCTACGTGGAGTTCGAGGTGCCCAAGCGCTCGGGTGGGGTGCGCCGCATCTCGGCGCCGCGCCAGAAGCTCAAGGAGGTGCAGCGGGCGCTCCTCGACCAGGTGCTCGCGCGCATGACACCGCACCCGGCCGCGCATGGCTTCATCGAGGGCCGCTCCACGGTGAGCAATGCCGGGCCGCACGTGGGCTCCACGGTGGTGCTTCGGGTGGATCTGGAGGACTTCTTCCCCACGGTGCACTACCGCCGCGTGAAGGGCCTGTTCCTGGCGCACGGCTATGGAGAGGAGGTGGCCGGAGTGCTCGCCGGGCTCACCACCCACCGTCCGAAGTTGCCGGACGGGACGGTGGTGTGGCCGGGCGCGCTGCCGCAGGGAGCGCCCACGTCTCCCACCCTCGCCAACCTGGTGTGCCGCCGCATGGACGCGCGCCTCACCGCGCTGGCCACGAAGTTCGGCGCCACCTACACGCGCTACGCGGATGACCTGTCCTTCTCCTTCCGCGCGCCTCCCGAGCGTCTGGGCCGCTTCTTCTGGTGGATCAACGCCATCCTCCAGCAGGAGGGCTTCACCGAGAACGGACCGAAGCGGCGGGTGATGCGTCAGGGCTCGCGCCAGCGGGTGACGGGCCTCACGGTGAACCAGAAGGTCTCCATTCCTCGCGAGGAGCGGCGCCGCTTCAAGGCCATCCTGGCCAATTGCCGGCGGCACGGAGTGGCCTCGCAGGCGAGGGGACGGCCGGACTTCGAGCGTTGGCTGGAAGGTTACGCGGCCTACGTGCGCATGGTGCACCCGGAGCTGGGCGCGCGCTGGCAGCGAGAGGTGAAGGAGTTGCTCGGCCGATGA
- a CDS encoding MGMT family protein, producing the protein MSTTITITMQERRFFERIYQVVEQVPRGKVTTYGDVALIVGGDCDARIVGLAMGDLGPRAAKVPWQRVINRSGGISTQGYNQRELLVAEGVEFDEKGKALLERFRWAGPDKEWAVKHGFTPLPARAPSKEEEDKSQLRLF; encoded by the coding sequence ATGTCCACGACCATCACCATCACAATGCAGGAGCGAAGGTTCTTCGAGCGCATCTACCAGGTCGTCGAGCAGGTGCCCCGGGGCAAGGTGACGACCTACGGCGATGTAGCGCTCATCGTCGGAGGGGATTGCGACGCGCGCATCGTGGGGCTCGCGATGGGGGACCTGGGGCCGCGCGCCGCCAAGGTGCCCTGGCAGCGCGTCATCAACCGCTCGGGAGGCATCAGCACCCAGGGGTACAACCAGCGCGAGCTGCTGGTGGCCGAGGGGGTCGAGTTCGACGAGAAGGGGAAGGCGCTCCTGGAGCGCTTCCGCTGGGCCGGACCCGACAAGGAGTGGGCGGTGAAGCACGGCTTCACCCCGCTGCCCGCGCGGGCCCCGAGCAAGGAAGAAGAGGACAAGTCGCAGTTGCGTCTGTTTTGA